The genomic interval cgaagggagggtgtaaagaagtcggaggcagactcttctcagcggtgcctagcggtaggacgaggggcaaggggcacaaactgaaacacaggccgtcctgtctgaacaggaggaaaaagttctttgctgtgaggggtgactgagccctggaagaggttgcccagagagcttggggagtctccgtcctcggagatgttcccaagccgtctggctagggtcctgggccgactacttgaggtgatcctgcttgagtagggggggctggacgagacgatctccagaggtgccttccaacctcaaacgtccggtgattctgtgacaagcaggagaagcgggcgaccgggcatctagtcaagttcgacaaggggaactgtcaagggctgcacctggggacaaatagcccctgtgccctggggcaggctgggggctactgccaggaaagcagctgggcagaggaaggcctgggggtgcaggtgggcagcaaggagtcagcaatggttagagaaagaaatcgtaaccacattttaatcgttttgataataactttctgccaaagggagcaatcgccctccagcctctcgctgtggtctctgctaacagctggagcgatccgctttcggtgagagtcgctcacctcggtgagagtcgcgactcgcggccaatttggctccctccggcacttgggcttcctacggcgcaggcgcagagctgggagcccagaaggactggcacgctcgcggcctggccgggcagcagccagagcagccagctgcggggctcaacctaagcagtcgccgtctcttcaggcgcaacgagctacttcagccctgcgagctcggccaagcgctcgcgacgcccgcgcccttagggaaacagtgggagcgcaggtttgcgaggagcacagtgtcccgcacctggagcagcagcagcatgaattcttcagggaaatgacggcacagcagagtaagagctggagctgggggccgccggggagggacccccaacaaagacgtccttcggccggccgcagccacccgccgccgccgccgccccccggcccggcccggcagcgccgcgaaggaggcggcagcgcccccccccgccccgccccgggcccgccccggccgcagccccgccccctcgctgcacagccccgcccctcggcgcgtcaccccgctgccctgtgacgcccccccccgcgccctcgccgcggctgttgcgcatgcgcggcgcgcccgccaccgcctccggagccggtggtcctcggtgctgttgcggccgtgtgcctcgctgccagcgtcgctgcgtcgctgtcctcggccggcgcctctgcccccggcccgggggctccgagctcgccgggactcagccccgcagcagctggcccgggccgcggcccctgctcggggctgtccgccgcccgcgtgcccgccgcagcatgaagaggctcttggggctcttcggccagggccaggggcagccgccgtcgccgtcgccgtcgcggtcgcggtcgcggtgggcgtgcggcggcagcgcgcccctgcgctgcgtcggcgctgcctacgagctccgggagaaggagctgggcaagctgcaccgcgcggccgccagcggcgacctggcgcgggtgcggcggcggcggtggctgccgagagtcggcctcgacgggcgggacaaggcgaagcggtgaggggcggcgggggggccggggcggcgcggggggtggggggggcggcggcgagggccgggctgctgcgtcggtgccggcgggggcggcggctggtgggttggagctggcgtgcagctggcaggagcgcctttgtgccgggaaggcagggccgtttgcttgggctggcgagggagtgcgggagggcagtcggccttgcgcgcgcggggtgggctcggggctcggggctcggggctcggggctcggaggccggttgcgtgtgtggccaggccggagcgggactttgttgctgggagcgtgacagggtcgagggggaaggtttctgctgtcgggtttggtaggtgttgtggagggcccttgggagcgagcgcgtgctggtgcttgctgcagcagtaaggccgggaagaggccagagggcgcgacttcccggcaaggccagcagcgaggggatgttctggtgttataaaaggcacgtgctgggcctgcggcccgctgctgtggcgtgagtggtcctggcagcaggtggaggttgccttgccgtaggctggaggtgcgcaagccttgctcttgcttgctgggctgcgtgcgtagtggtgttggaggcagggaggaggtgccggggcggagggcagcagttgcagagcggaagccggaggctggctgggagaaatggggggcctgggcgcagggatgcacgcgcagggaagggagcgcggagctgaggcaacgttgtcttcctaagtgggggctggggctggggcggggaggagctttttcctagccccggcgtctcgggctttgggtgtgcagcggtcacccgcgtgacatgggcaggcgcggtctcttcagctgtctggcctgcgctaaggtaacatgctcaatttttaggacacctctgcatctggcttgcgctaacggacatgcggaggttgtcttgtacttagtagagaggaagtgcaagctaaatcctcgtgacaacttcaagagatcgccactgatgaaggtacgtgggtgctgcggtgaggcagggcttctaaattgcgccccgagcgatcgagctcttgggtgattctggaggtaggtctgggtggagcttgtggtgcgctgggcgctggctaggcgtgcgttgcctaatgtttgggcgcgttattgttgtccgaggtcggcaagctgtgggaattctgccagagggaagcgtaattgctggcaacgtttccttgtttcccgtgtggttggcaggcagtgcagtgccagcacgaaggctgcgtcgccattctgctagcgcatggcgccgacgctaaccttgcggatgctaacggcaacactgcccttcacctggctgcccttgctcctaacacctgcctagcagggcagttactggcgcacaacgcccatcttgatgcgcagaataaggtaagcgtggaatttgggtcaggccgctcctgagaagaaaaagttgctttgcttctctgtgtttttctaactggagaggggcgttatgctttcagat from Struthio camelus isolate bStrCam1 chromosome 1, bStrCam1.hap1, whole genome shotgun sequence carries:
- the LOC138065745 gene encoding ankyrin repeat domain-containing protein 7-like; this encodes LHLACANGHAEVVLYLVERKCKLNPRDNFKRSPLMKAVQCQHEGCVAILLAHGADANLADANGNTALHLAALAPNTCLAGQLLAHNAHLDAQNKMGYTPLSLAVSAHHVEMVEFLLSKGADVHARDQSERTPLMLAASAGDVSMIEVLLGYGADLCQKDVLGWTAEA